A window of Dehalogenimonas sp. WBC-2 genomic DNA:
CCCAGCCAGCCGGATAAAGATATTACCCGGGATCTGGTGTTTGCGGCGGCGACGATGAACATAAAAAGCCAGGATCATATCATCATCGGCGATAACAAGTATTACAGCTTTAACGCTGATGGACTAATGGATAGATATGCGGCTGAGTTTAGAGGGTTGCGAGGGAAATCTAACTAGACGGATGGATTCTTTTTGCCGCTTTTTTCCATCTCGAGCAATTTCTTTTTAGTGTTGATGCCCCCCGAGAATCCGCCCATGCCCCCGTCAGCAGCGACGACACGGTGGCAGGGGATGAGGATGGGAATGGGATTAGCGCCCAACGCCTGACCGACAGCTCGCGCAGATCCGGGTTTACCAATTGCTTTGGCTAATTCTCCGTAGCTTCTTGTTTCTCCGAAAGGGATGCGGCAAGCTGCCTCATAGACCTCTTGCTGGAATGTGGTAGCGCCGCTCAGGTCTAAACCTTCCTGGAAAACTACTGGTTCACCCATGAAGAAATGTTTCAGGCGATCAGCCAAGCCTGCTCCTCCTGCATCATGGGTAATGTCTTTCTCTTCAATTCCGAACTCTGCGAGAACAGCGTCGCGGTTATGAGCCGGAAGTGTAACCCTCCGCACTCCCTGTCCGGTGACTTCAAGGCCAATCCACCCTGAATCTGTTTCGACCAAGTCGAAGAAGGATGCGGTTGATTGTGACTTGTTCAGACGTCTTTGCTTCATTGTTATATTCCCCTGTGCTATTTTTACTCTTCGCGCGGTGTTGCATGTTGGCGGCCAGGAATAAAGATGGTTTTAGACCGAAACGTTTGGCATTACCTACCTCTTATGCGGCCTCGCTGACCACCAGTTTAAAGCCGCCATTTGATTGCCGCCGCAGTAAATTGACCTCACCTCGCTCATTATGGAAGAGCAGCAGGTCATCGTTGCTGCCAGCCAGAGTGGCCATTGCCTCGTCAAGAGACATGGGTTTGGTGGCGTAGCGTTCAATTTCCAACCTGGACTCCAGATCAGCATCAACAATGTCGGGAGGGGTGAAGCGGGGACTATCATGGTCAATATCGGAGCCTTTAGTCTTGAAGTCCTGTGCTTGTCGGCTGATAACACTCTCCAGTTGATCGATAACCGTCGGCAATGTCGCGGCTCGGGCTTCGGCGTTAAGGACAGGCCCAAAAACGTCAAGAAAGGCGCGCGCCACAAAGCGGTCTTTGACGGCCTTGGTGGCTTCTTCGGTGATCTCCACTCGCAACTCCCGCGCTTGCGGCAGGTGGCGGCCGATCTTGGATAATTTACGCTCAATCTGTTTGCGGGTACTCTCGGACAGGGTCAGATTCTTGGTGGTGATGATAATCTCCACGGATACCTCCTCGAACCTAATTCATATTTCACGGGCTAGGGTCAACGCCCGAACTTCAAGAGCACCACCAGCGGTGAGCGCCCGGGCACAGGCG
This region includes:
- a CDS encoding methylated-DNA--protein-cysteine methyltransferase — its product is MKQRRLNKSQSTASFFDLVETDSGWIGLEVTGQGVRRVTLPAHNRDAVLAEFGIEEKDITHDAGGAGLADRLKHFFMGEPVVFQEGLDLSGATTFQQEVYEAACRIPFGETRSYGELAKAIGKPGSARAVGQALGANPIPILIPCHRVVAADGGMGGFSGGINTKKKLLEMEKSGKKNPSV
- the raiA gene encoding ribosomal subunit interface protein, whose product is MEIIITTKNLTLSESTRKQIERKLSKIGRHLPQARELRVEITEEATKAVKDRFVARAFLDVFGPVLNAEARAATLPTVIDQLESVISRQAQDFKTKGSDIDHDSPRFTPPDIVDADLESRLEIERYATKPMSLDEAMATLAGSNDDLLLFHNERGEVNLLRRQSNGGFKLVVSEAA